The following are encoded in a window of Oncorhynchus mykiss isolate Arlee chromosome 31, USDA_OmykA_1.1, whole genome shotgun sequence genomic DNA:
- the slitrk4 gene encoding SLIT and NTRK-like protein 4 translates to MHCQCPFLKKPHLQTLTVTKWFSGGFIKGKMLLLVLLAFFVSSTFSDLDSDLSAETCSACSCMSIENVLYVNCEKITVYRPTQLLPPVSSLYHLNFQNNLLIVLYPNSFLNFTHAVSLQLGNNKLQNIEGGAFYGLSSLKQLHLNNNELKVLRADTFYGIENLEYLQADYNLIKYIEKGSFNKLHRLKVLILNDNLVQILPDNIFRFASLTHLDIRGNRIQKLPYLGVLEHIGRIVELQLDDNPWNCTCDLLPLKAWLENMPYNIFIGEAICETPSDLYGRLLKETNKQELCPMGTGSDFDVRMPPSQPENGRTTSDKAPTTIPPIATKAPKTTNPSKIYGNGIVGLPGLNKNIPIMSYQTRTPPLSCPQPCTCKAHPSDFGISVSCQERSINNLADIIPKPPNAKKLHLSGNYIRDISPVDFQGFEGLDLLHLGSNQIVTVQKGVFANLTNLRRLYLNGNQLEQLHPEMFLGLSNLQYLYLEYNAIQEVLAGTFDSMPNLQLLYLNNNVLRSLPAYIFAGVSLARLNLKNNHFMTLPVSGVLDQLRSLTQIDLEGNPWECSCDLVALKLWLEKLNDGVAAKEVKCASPVQFSNIELRLLKNEILCPKLIARPPFILTSTTPVVTSMSPAGVGKAPPGGPVPLSIMILSVLVVLIITVFVAFCLLVFVLRRNKKPAGRQEGMGNQECGSMQLTLRRHNKSNKKDDLGGETFIPHTIQHMNKSHTCGIRDSESGFKFADSQRQKIILLNSADQDKDSLSSLDPRNKRLSTIDELDEFLPRESNMFIQNFLDSKRGDFSSIGGSGFQIRYPEKPQDKKMKKSLIGGNHSKIVVEQRKSEYYELKTKLQGTPDYLQVLEEQTQMSQM, encoded by the coding sequence GTTACTAAATGGTTTTCTGGGGGATTTATAAAAGGCAAAATGCTGCTTCTAGTTCTGTTGGCCTTTTTCGTATCGAGTACGTTTTCTGACTTGGATTCTGACCTCTCAGCGGAGACCTGCAGCGCATGTTCATGCATGTCCATCGAGAACGTCCTATATGTGAACTGTGAGAAAATAACTGTGTACAGACCTACCCAGCTGCTGCCCCCGGTCTCTAGCCTCTATCATTTGAATTTCCAAAATAACCTATTGATCGTCCTTTACCCCAATTCCTTTCTCAATTTCACACACGCAGTCTCTCTTCAACTGGGAAACAACAAACTACAGAACATCGAGGGAGGGGCCTTTTATGGCCTTAGTTCATTGAAACAGCTGCATTTAAATAACAATGAATTGAAGGTGCTCAGAGCTGACACTTTCTATGGGATCGAAAACTTGGAATACCTCCAGGCTGACTACAATTTGATCAAGTATATTGAAAAAGGATCCTTCAACAAGTTGCATAGGTTGAAAGTTCTCATTCTGAATGACAATCTAGTCCAGATCCTTCCTGATAACATTTTTCGCTTTGCCTCCCTTACACATTTGGATATAAGAGGAAACAGGATCCAGAAGCTACCATATCTGGGAGTTTTGGAACACATTGGACGTATAGTGGAATTGCAGCTCGATGACAACCCATGGAATTGCACATGTGATTTGTTACCCTTGAAAGCTTGGTTGGAGAACATGCCCTATAACATTTTTATTGGGGAGGCTATATGTGAAACCCCTAGTGACCTGTATGGACGACTGTtgaaagaaacaaacaaacaggaaCTGTGTCCCATGGGAACAGGTAGTGACTTTGATGTAAGGATGCCCCCTTCACAGCCAGAAAATGGCCGAACAACATCCGACAAGGCCCCCACTACGATACCGCCCATAGCCACCAAAGCTCCCAAAACAACAAACCCATCAAAGATTTATGGTAACGGGATTGTTGGTTTACCCGGtttgaataaaaatattccaattATGTCCTATCAAACAAGAACCCCACCTCTCTCCTGCCCACAGCCTTGCACCTGCAAAGCTCACCCATCAGACTTTGGCATCAGTGTGAGTTGCCAAGAGAGAAGTATAAACAATCTAGCAGATATCATTCCCAAGCCACCAAATGCCAAGAAGCTCCACCTGAGTGGAAATTATATCAGAGATATCAGCCCAGTTGATTTCCAAGGCTTTGAGGGTTTAGATTTATTACATTTGGGCAGCAATCAAATAGTCACAGTTCAAAAAGGGGTCTTTGCCAATCTGACCAACCTGCGTAGGCTTTATCTCAATGGGAACCAACTAGAGCAGCTGCATCCTGAGATGTTCCTTGGGCTCAGTAACCTCCAATACTTGTATCTAGAATACAATGCCATACAAGAGGTGTTAGCAGGGACATTTGACTCCATGCCAAATCTGCAGTTGTTGTATCTGAACAATAATGTGCTAAGGAGCCTCCCTGCCTATATCTTTGCTGGCGTTTCCCTGGCTAGGCTAAATCTTAAGAACAACCATTTCATGACTCTGCCTGTGAGTGGTGTCCTAGACCAGCTGAGGTCTCTCACTCAAATTGATCTGGAAGGCAATCCCTGGGAATGCTCCTGTGATTTAGTGGCTCTGAAACTGTGGCTGGAGAAGCTGAATGACGGAGTGGCTGCGAAAGAGGTCAAATGTGCATCCCCAGTTCAGTTTTCCAATATAGAGCTACGGCTGCTGAAAAATGAGATCCTGTGCCCCAAACTTATAGCTAGGCCCCCTTTCATCCTGACCAGTACTACTCCGGTGGTGACCTCCATGTCCCCAGCAGGGGTGGGCAAGGCCCCTCCAGGTGGTCCAGTTCCCCTATCCATCATGATCCTCAGTGTCCTGGTGGTGCTCATCATCACAGTGTTTGTTGCTTTCTGCCTCTTGGTGTTCGTGCTGAGGCGCAATAAGAAGCCAGCCGGACGCCAGGAGGGCATGGGGAACCAGGAGTGTGGCTCCATGCAACTCACGCTCAGGAGACACAACAAATCGAACAAGAAAGATGATCTGGGAGGGGAGACGTTCATCCCCCACACTATCCAGCATATGAACAAGAGTCACACCTGTGGGATTAGAGACTCTGAGTCAGGCTTTAAGTTTGCTGACTCCCAGAGACAGAAAATAATCCTGCTCAACAGCGCTGACCAAGACAAGGACTCACTGTCCTCCCTGGATCCACGCAATAAGAGACTGAGCACCATTGACGAGCTGGATGAGTTCCTGCCAAGAGAATCCAACATGTTTATTCAAAACTTTTTAGACAGTAAAAGGGGGGATTTCAGCAGTATAGGGGGGAGTGGGTTTCAGATCCGTTACCCAGAGAAACCACAGGACAAAAAGATGAAGAAGTCACTAATAGGGGGAAACCATAGTAAGATAGTAGTGGAACAAAGGAAAAGTGAGTACTATGAACTTAAAACTAAACTTCAAGGTACACCTGACTACCTTCAGGTTCTGGAAGAACAGACTCAAATGAGTCAAATGTAG